One part of the Humulus lupulus chromosome 9, drHumLupu1.1, whole genome shotgun sequence genome encodes these proteins:
- the LOC133801816 gene encoding dynamin-related protein 4C-like — MKSKRKRTAAVLYNKPTASDLSHQENLAKKEGDDHGSGELVLVSPPIASSYNDRIRPVLDAVDKLRNLAVMEEGVQLPTIVVVGDQSSVIESLAGINLPRGQGICTRVPLIMRLQNHSSPLPALFLEYDKKVVRTDEEHVSQAINKATQVIAGPGKKISKTPLTLVVKKKGIPDLTMVDLPGITRVPVHGQPENIYDQIKDIIMEYIKPEESIILNVLSATVDFPNPTCESIRMSQSVDKTGERTLAVVTKSDKSPEGLKEKVTADDVNIGLGYVCVRNRVGNESYEDARVAEAKLFESHPLLSKIDKSIVGIPVLAQKLMEIQARSIARNLTDIVKKINDKLSHNISEFKTLPKAMSSMAEAMSAFRRVIGQVKESLRKILLRGEFDEYPNDKKMHCKARLVEILNDFFCDLKECPQSNPTSDFLMDEIKYLEEAKEISLPNFFSRTIFLSILQEKVNGISSIPTDFVKTLWSYIEEVVMTVLMSHVQNYYQLQLSAKRAGLNLIEKMKENSMKWVSEVVEMEKLTDYTCNPEFEIEYKKLMAQKDAFMRNVYSCNSMNIEGLGLVDLVNPSKSPHLLPQAFDLRMKMVAYWNIVLTRFVDSMALHLQLSVHKLVNDHLERELVAQMMAPDGNGLEKMMDESPLVATKRAKLDGSINKLKECKEILAKIMDRTATTSCGE, encoded by the coding sequence ATGAAGAGTAAGAGAAAGCGTACCGCTGCAGTGTTATACAACAAGCCTACTGCTTCTGATCTCAGTCACCAGGAAAACTTAGCTAAGAAAGAAGGTGACGATCATGGCAGTGGTGAGTTAGTCCTCGTTTCACCACCAATAGCTTCCTCCTACAATGACAGGATTCGTCCCGTGCTCGATGCAGTCGACAAGCTCCGAAACCTTGCTGTCATGGAGGAAGGAGTACAGCTTCCCACCATCGTCGTCGTCGGAGACCAGTCCTCCGTGATCGAATCACTCGCTGGGATCAATCTTCCTCGTGGCCAAGGCATTTGCACCAGGGTACCTCTCATCATGAGACTCCAAAACCACTCGAGTCCTCTGCCGGCGCTTTTCTTGGAGTATGACAAGAAAGTCGTTCGGACTGACGAGGAACATGTCTCACAAGCCATAAACAAGGCGACTCAAGTGATTGCCGGACCTGGTAAGAAAATATCTAAAACCCCTTTGACTCTCGTGGTGAAGAAGAAAGGGATTCCTGACTTGACCATGGTTGACCTTCCTGGGATCACCAGAGTCCCCGTTCACGGCCAGCCAGAAAATATATACGATCAAATCAAAGATATCATAATGGAATATATAAAACCAGAAGAGAGTATCATACTCAATGTGTTGTCTGCAACGGTTGACTTTCCCAATCCCACGTGTGAATCGATTCGAATGTCACAGAGCGTTGACAAAACCGGAGAGAGGACTCTAGCCGTAGTCACCAAGTCAGATAAGTCACCCGAAGGGCTCAAGGAAAAGGTAACTGCTGATGATGTGAATATAGGGCTTGGTTATGTCTGTGTTAGGAACAGGGTCGGCAATGAGTCGTATGAAGATGCTCGAGTAGCGGAAGCTAAGCTTTTCGAGTCTCATCCTTTGCTTTCCAAGATTGATAAATCGATCGTTGGGATCCCTGTTTTGGCTCAGAAGCTTATGGAGATTCAAGCCAGGAGTATAGCTCGAAACTTAACTGACATTGTCAAGAAGATCAATGATAAGTTGAGCCATAATATTTCCGAGTTCAAAACACTCCCCAAGGCCATGTCTTCCATGGCTGAAGCCATGAGTGCTTTCAGGAGGGTCATTGGGCAAGTCAAAGAGTCACTAAGGAAAATTCTGTTGAGAGGAGAATTTGACGAGTACCCAAATGATAAGAAGATGCATTGTAAAGCTCGGTTGGTTGAGATTCTTAATGACTTTTTCTGTGATCTTAAAGAATGTCCTCAGAGCAATCCAACTAGTGATTTTTTGATGGATGAGATCAAGTACTTGGAAGAAGCCAAAGAGATTTCTCTTCCCAACTTCTTTTCCCGGACTATATTTCTCTCTATATTACAAGAAAAGGTAAATGGGATTTCGAGTATTCCTACAGATTTTGTGAAAACGCTATGGAGTTACATAGAGGAGGTGGTGATGACTGTTCTGATGAGCCATGTCCAAAACTATTACCAGCTTCAACTCTCAGCCAAAAGAGCAGGGCTTAATCTGATAGAGAAGATGAAAGAGAACTCTATGAAGTGGGTTTCGGAGGTTGTGGAGATGGAGAAATTGACTGATTATACTTGTAACCCGGAGTTCGAAATTGAATATAAGAAGCTCATGGCTCAAAAAGATGCATTCATGAGAAATGTCTATTCCTGCAATTCTATGAACATTGAAGGTCTTGGCTTGGTTGACTTGGTGAATCCAAGCAAATCTCCACATCTATTACCTCAAGCTTTTGACTTGAGGATGAAAATGGTGGCTTACTGGAATATTGTGCTGACAAGGTTTGTTGACTCCATGGCTCTGCATTTGCAGCTGAGTGTTCACAAGCTGGTGAATGACCATTTGGAAAGAGAGCTTGTAGCCCAAATGATGGCTCCTGATGGAAATGGGCTGGAGAAAATGATGGATGAGTCGCCATTGGTTGCCACTAAGCGCGCCAAGCTGGATGGCAGTATTAACAAACTCAAGGAATGCAAGGAGATTCTAGCCAAAATCATGGACAGAACTGCTACCACTAGTTGTGGTGAATGA